One segment of Marvinbryantia formatexigens DSM 14469 DNA contains the following:
- a CDS encoding DUF1542 domain-containing protein, with protein sequence METTRVEELLDSLPDNENGVYEAGTGERERHIVIGRDRVIVVPDELKRIAVETDHNIETVTFDCPRYWDDKDLSEMSIYINYLRADGEPGSHRATNVVVDETDPELMHFDWTIRGHVSAVAGSLVVLVLAKKTDSTGIERNRWNSEVNREMYVSEGLDTIPEAMTHMPDVVEQLLLQLNNAKDSALGDIDDKKTESLEEVADTKTEALSSIDTAKNSSVEEIVNTKTESLSAVSTAQTNAVNETNSAKTVALEEIGEAKTDAVNAVDTQTNLTNFVKSHFNLLRTGKVYTVRVPLWETSQTSNGEKLDDNAGLVMLPSTATEHRQDDYESIPLFKTYDCNAVVDEDGKRYITAMKGDANYRDTGAVDVFVLGMSYYEKYWIEDGYWYYSRTDTPREGYTLAVECKDIYGNDQGFALYGKHVAGLVDGIPYSSKNLIPARHCSGRTDGLSTGISYNGNIAIFKAKGNAHYSGGMMCDYKYAITSFYLKYAVIHSQSVMAGCTNFNVQFRTSIAETNTNRVVLTNSEAAKFPVGAYVSIGDGGSTTAPDRATFVCHNKAECVQILAKEVYDDTHTAVVVDALFDTTETTWITSFHWRSGFSDLIKGRDGCPCQNVSDLTSGIYPICIQGIELMVGGYEVVSNAILDIVDDGEYFDVYLTNDCSKLTANIDAIKQNYTKLTVRIKRPVGAGGWKYVTCIVIDIENGAIIITSYGENGSGSNSGFADAIYFDASTSGQREILLLGDLWCAWFSGLVCLFACSGPSYARWNFLSRVSING encoded by the coding sequence ATGGAAACAACAAGAGTAGAAGAATTACTGGATAGTCTGCCGGACAACGAAAACGGTGTATATGAAGCCGGAACAGGGGAGAGAGAGCGACATATCGTTATCGGAAGAGACCGTGTTATTGTTGTTCCGGACGAGTTGAAAAGAATAGCGGTGGAGACCGACCATAATATCGAAACAGTAACTTTCGACTGTCCGCGATACTGGGATGATAAGGATTTATCGGAGATGAGCATATACATCAATTATCTCAGAGCAGACGGGGAACCTGGAAGCCACAGAGCTACGAATGTGGTTGTGGATGAGACTGATCCAGAGCTGATGCATTTTGACTGGACGATTCGGGGTCATGTGTCCGCGGTGGCCGGAAGCCTTGTGGTTCTGGTATTGGCGAAGAAAACAGATAGCACGGGTATCGAACGGAACAGATGGAATTCGGAAGTAAACAGGGAAATGTATGTTTCAGAAGGGTTGGATACTATTCCGGAGGCAATGACGCATATGCCGGACGTTGTAGAACAGTTGTTACTGCAGTTGAACAATGCGAAGGATAGTGCGCTGGGGGATATTGATGATAAGAAAACAGAATCCTTGGAAGAGGTTGCCGATACCAAGACAGAGGCGCTTTCGTCCATCGACACTGCAAAAAATAGCTCTGTCGAAGAAATCGTAAATACGAAAACAGAATCCTTAAGCGCAGTTTCCACAGCCCAGACCAATGCCGTCAACGAGACAAATTCGGCAAAGACAGTAGCTCTCGAGGAAATCGGCGAGGCAAAAACTGATGCAGTGAATGCGGTGGACACTCAGACGAATCTTACCAATTTTGTTAAATCGCATTTTAATCTGCTAAGAACCGGAAAAGTTTATACAGTTCGCGTTCCGTTATGGGAAACAAGTCAGACTTCGAACGGAGAAAAGCTAGACGACAATGCCGGGTTGGTTATGTTACCGTCGACCGCGACGGAGCACCGACAGGACGACTACGAGTCGATTCCACTTTTCAAGACATATGACTGCAATGCCGTAGTTGATGAAGATGGAAAAAGATATATCACGGCGATGAAAGGCGATGCTAATTACAGAGATACCGGAGCTGTAGATGTATTTGTACTCGGTATGTCTTATTATGAGAAATACTGGATTGAAGACGGTTACTGGTATTATTCGAGAACGGACACGCCGAGGGAAGGGTATACACTTGCTGTCGAATGTAAAGATATATATGGAAATGACCAGGGGTTTGCGTTGTATGGAAAACACGTTGCCGGTCTGGTTGATGGAATACCCTACTCTTCCAAAAACCTGATTCCGGCAAGACATTGTTCGGGAAGAACGGATGGACTGTCGACAGGTATTTCATATAACGGAAACATTGCTATTTTTAAGGCTAAAGGAAACGCACATTACAGCGGCGGAATGATGTGTGATTATAAATATGCAATCACATCGTTTTATCTGAAGTATGCCGTTATACATTCTCAGAGTGTTATGGCCGGATGTACAAACTTTAATGTGCAATTCCGAACGAGCATTGCGGAAACAAATACCAATCGCGTTGTGTTGACCAATTCAGAAGCTGCCAAATTCCCGGTTGGGGCATATGTAAGTATCGGCGATGGTGGATCCACCACTGCTCCGGATAGAGCGACTTTTGTGTGTCATAACAAAGCAGAATGTGTTCAGATACTTGCAAAAGAGGTTTACGACGACACACATACCGCCGTCGTCGTCGATGCCCTGTTTGATACTACCGAGACAACATGGATCACGTCGTTCCACTGGAGGAGTGGCTTCAGTGATTTAATTAAGGGACGGGACGGTTGCCCGTGCCAGAATGTTTCTGACCTAACGAGTGGTATTTATCCGATATGCATACAGGGGATCGAGCTTATGGTCGGCGGATATGAAGTGGTTTCGAATGCTATCCTGGATATTGTGGATGACGGTGAATATTTCGACGTCTACCTGACAAATGACTGCTCGAAACTCACTGCGAATATTGATGCAATAAAACAAAACTACACAAAATTAACAGTACGAATCAAGCGCCCGGTGGGTGCAGGAGGATGGAAATATGTTACCTGTATAGTGATAGACATTGAGAATGGGGCGATAATCATCACGAGTTACGGCGAGAACGGGTCGGGGAGTAATTCCGGATTCGCAGATGCTATTTATTTCGACGCGTCTACTTCTGGGCAGAGAGAAATCCTTTTGCTTGGGGATCTCTGGTGTGCTTGGTTTTCCGGTTTGGTCTGCTTGTTTGCGTGCTCTGGTCCCTCTTACGCGCGCTGGAACTTCCTCTCGCGCGTTTCTATTAACGGATGA
- a CDS encoding RNA-directed DNA polymerase → MKRYLKDYCLTIEDVEIGIFAYLKNKWKRKDVSYFLAEYCIQGGEDIHEAARRCRELARKAATRHFLYETIQKIAYSLFMEIEERRIVLKPIEYQLRLDKSSNKIREIGISSVKQQIYDYVAVTVCKEMFMAKIGYYQCASISKKGQVFGKTSIEKWLKTDSKNCRYYYKCDIRKYYPSVDKTKLKGLLSRDIKNEDILYLIFTLLDTYKDGLCIGSYLSQYLANYYLSYAYHFVAEQSYSVRRTKDGTSIRVNNTKHQLYYMDDIIMFSSSKKLLQRGVSDFEDYISDELYLSIKEGAGIHDTRTESIDMMGYQISPDYTIMRKRIYDRVFRVMLRGKRKRHMEKFSVHFSRKVLAYHGYAKNSNLYAFRNRLKIDDTVNEARKVVQEYDKNHIHRQAG, encoded by the coding sequence ATGAAGCGTTATCTAAAAGACTACTGTCTGACGATAGAAGACGTTGAGATAGGTATCTTCGCATATCTCAAAAATAAATGGAAACGTAAAGACGTTTCATATTTTCTGGCTGAATATTGCATACAGGGGGGCGAGGATATCCACGAAGCAGCTCGCCGCTGCAGAGAGTTAGCCAGAAAAGCAGCTACGAGACATTTTCTTTACGAAACAATACAAAAAATTGCGTATTCGTTATTTATGGAAATTGAGGAGCGAAGAATTGTTTTGAAGCCGATAGAATATCAGCTTCGGTTGGACAAATCCTCAAATAAAATACGTGAAATAGGCATATCGTCTGTCAAACAACAGATATACGATTACGTTGCTGTTACTGTATGTAAAGAAATGTTTATGGCAAAGATAGGATACTATCAATGCGCATCTATCAGTAAAAAAGGACAGGTTTTTGGCAAAACCAGCATTGAAAAATGGTTAAAGACAGACTCGAAGAATTGCAGATATTATTATAAATGTGACATTCGAAAATACTATCCCAGCGTAGATAAAACCAAATTAAAGGGGCTGCTTTCGCGCGATATAAAAAATGAGGACATTCTGTATCTGATATTTACTTTGCTTGATACATATAAAGATGGCTTATGCATTGGGTCTTATCTATCGCAGTATCTGGCAAACTATTACCTGTCTTACGCGTATCATTTTGTTGCGGAACAGTCCTACTCTGTAAGAAGAACAAAAGATGGAACATCTATTCGAGTCAATAATACAAAGCATCAGTTGTATTATATGGACGACATTATTATGTTCAGCAGTAGTAAGAAATTACTTCAACGCGGGGTGAGTGATTTTGAAGATTATATTTCGGACGAACTGTATCTGAGTATAAAGGAAGGAGCAGGAATACATGATACGCGGACAGAAAGTATAGATATGATGGGATATCAGATTTCACCGGATTATACTATCATGCGCAAACGAATATATGACAGAGTGTTCCGTGTTATGCTGCGTGGTAAAAGAAAAAGACATATGGAAAAGTTTTCGGTACATTTTTCACGCAAAGTGCTGGCTTATCATGGATACGCGAAGAACAGCAATCTGTATGCGTTCAGAAACCGACTGAAAATTGACGACACTGTAAACGAAGCAAGAAAGGTGGTACAAGAATATGACAAAAACCATATTCACAGACAAGCCGGATGA
- a CDS encoding DEAD/DEAH box helicase family protein — protein MSIKLFDYQKDAVKRLRTGSILCGGVGSGKSRTALAYYFMQEGGRLEPYKDMRHKPRPRNLYIITTARKRDTLEWEKELVPFFLSTHKEKNKYYGNEVVVDSWNNIQKYTSIRGAFFIFDEQRVIGYGAWTKAFLKICRTNDWILLSATPGDKWEDYIPVFIANGFYRNKTEFNREHIIFSQAAKFPKVERYVNTGRLVRLRNTILVDMDFSRKTIAHHEDVICQYDVAKYKAAIRTRWDVFKNEPIQQASGLCYVLRRIVNEDVSRQVALLELFEKHPRMIIFYNFDYEREILLNLYYGKDVSVAEWTGHAHQPIPTTDSWVYLVQYTAGAEGWNCIRTDTIVFYSQNYSYKVMQQACGRIDRLNTPFTDLYFYHLKTRSGIDLAISKALEQKKKFNERKFAGRYGTDV, from the coding sequence GTGAGCATAAAACTATTTGACTATCAAAAAGATGCTGTCAAACGACTGCGGACAGGAAGTATTCTATGCGGCGGAGTCGGTTCGGGGAAATCACGGACGGCTCTGGCATACTACTTTATGCAGGAGGGAGGCAGACTCGAACCGTACAAAGATATGCGTCATAAACCGAGACCGAGAAATTTATATATTATCACAACTGCCAGAAAAAGGGACACGCTTGAATGGGAAAAGGAGCTTGTTCCGTTTTTTCTTTCAACACACAAGGAAAAGAACAAATATTATGGAAACGAAGTCGTCGTTGATAGCTGGAATAATATACAAAAATATACCAGCATCAGGGGCGCGTTTTTTATATTTGACGAGCAGCGCGTTATCGGATATGGAGCATGGACAAAAGCGTTTCTGAAAATATGCAGGACAAACGACTGGATATTACTCAGCGCTACTCCGGGCGATAAATGGGAAGATTATATTCCGGTGTTTATTGCAAATGGCTTTTATAGAAACAAAACGGAGTTTAATCGGGAGCATATCATATTCAGCCAGGCTGCCAAATTTCCGAAAGTGGAACGCTACGTGAATACTGGAAGACTCGTTCGGTTAAGAAACACGATTCTTGTGGATATGGACTTCTCCAGAAAAACAATAGCGCATCACGAAGATGTAATATGCCAGTATGATGTTGCAAAGTACAAGGCAGCAATCCGTACCCGATGGGATGTTTTCAAAAATGAACCAATCCAACAAGCAAGCGGGCTGTGTTATGTTCTGCGCAGAATCGTGAACGAAGACGTTTCCCGACAGGTCGCGTTGCTTGAATTGTTCGAGAAGCATCCGAGAATGATAATTTTCTATAATTTTGACTATGAACGGGAGATTCTTCTGAATCTGTATTACGGAAAAGATGTCTCTGTTGCGGAATGGACTGGACATGCCCATCAGCCGATACCGACAACGGATAGCTGGGTATATCTTGTTCAGTACACCGCTGGCGCAGAGGGGTGGAACTGCATACGGACGGATACGATTGTATTTTATTCTCAGAACTATAGTTATAAAGTCATGCAGCAGGCATGCGGGAGAATAGACAGGCTGAATACGCCGTTCACAGATTTATATTTTTATCATCTGAAAACACGAAGCGGAATCGACCTTGCAATCAGCAAAGCT